The Micromonospora sp. Llam0 genome contains a region encoding:
- the trxA gene encoding thioredoxin has translation MGATRAVTEASFATDVLMSDKPVLVDFWAEWCQPCRKVAPLLEEIATEMGDKVSIVKLNIDENPEIARRYRVMSVPTLTVFKAGEPVQSVAGARPKGDLVKLIESAF, from the coding sequence GTGGGAGCTACCCGAGCGGTCACCGAGGCCAGCTTCGCCACCGATGTACTCATGTCCGACAAGCCGGTGCTGGTGGACTTCTGGGCCGAGTGGTGCCAGCCGTGCCGCAAGGTCGCACCGCTGCTCGAGGAGATCGCCACCGAGATGGGGGACAAGGTGTCGATCGTCAAACTGAACATCGACGAGAACCCGGAGATCGCCCGCCGGTACCGGGTGATGTCGGTTCCCACGCTCACCGTATTCAAGGCCGGTGAGCCGGTGCAGTCGGTGGCCGGTGCCCGGCCCAAGGGCGACCTGGTCAAGCTGATCGAGTCGGCCTTCTGA
- a CDS encoding N-acetylmuramoyl-L-alanine amidase produces MRPIRRDDQGPAVAEIRSILVNLELLEPTPRADVFDARTEHAVRAFQQLRGLSIDGRVGAETWRALDAARWRLGDRALYHSIPQPLVGEDVRALQERLLEMGYDVGRADGVYGGRTARSVTQFQREVGLTADGSCGPYTMHAMRRLGRKVVGGRPQWLREADAFRESGPNLVGKTIVIDPGHGGPDPGVVIIDSGRRWSEAELAYDLAARLEGRLAAAGMRVHLTRGPATTSVLSDPARTQLANDVNADLFISLHVDGHANPAADGVATYHYGTGNGVTSTVGERLAGLVQREIAVRTGLRDCRVHAKSWELLRLTRMPAVRVDVGYLTCSADRARLIRPGFRDQVAEALVAAVQRMYYPVELDVPTGSIDVHTLRAVVDATAEG; encoded by the coding sequence GTGCGCCCGATCCGCCGTGACGATCAGGGTCCCGCCGTGGCCGAGATCCGCTCCATCCTGGTCAACCTGGAGCTGCTCGAGCCGACCCCGCGGGCCGACGTCTTCGACGCCCGCACCGAGCACGCCGTACGCGCCTTCCAGCAGCTCCGTGGCCTGAGCATCGACGGCCGGGTGGGCGCCGAGACCTGGCGGGCGTTGGACGCCGCCCGCTGGCGGCTCGGTGACCGGGCGCTATACCACTCGATACCGCAGCCGCTGGTCGGCGAGGACGTCCGGGCGCTGCAGGAACGGCTGCTGGAGATGGGCTACGACGTGGGCCGCGCCGACGGCGTGTACGGCGGGCGCACCGCCCGCTCCGTCACCCAGTTCCAGCGGGAGGTGGGACTGACCGCCGACGGTAGCTGCGGGCCGTACACCATGCACGCGATGCGCAGGTTGGGCCGCAAGGTGGTCGGCGGGCGCCCGCAATGGCTGCGGGAAGCGGACGCGTTCCGCGAGTCCGGCCCCAACCTGGTGGGCAAGACGATCGTCATCGACCCCGGCCACGGCGGACCCGATCCCGGTGTGGTGATCATCGACAGCGGCCGGCGCTGGTCCGAGGCGGAGCTGGCGTACGACCTCGCCGCCCGGTTGGAGGGGCGGCTGGCGGCAGCCGGGATGCGGGTGCATCTCACCCGAGGTCCGGCCACCACCTCGGTGCTCAGCGATCCCGCGCGCACCCAACTGGCCAACGACGTCAACGCGGACCTGTTCATCTCCCTGCACGTCGACGGGCACGCCAACCCGGCCGCCGACGGGGTGGCCACCTACCACTACGGCACCGGCAACGGGGTCACGTCAACGGTCGGCGAGCGGCTGGCCGGGCTGGTGCAACGGGAGATCGCGGTACGTACCGGCCTGCGCGACTGCCGGGTCCACGCGAAGAGCTGGGAGTTGCTACGGCTGACCCGGATGCCGGCGGTACGGGTGGACGTGGGTTATCTGACCTGCTCGGCCGATCGGGCCCGGCTGATCCGGCCCGGGTTCCGCGACCAGGTGGCCGAGGCGCTGGTCGCCGCGGTGCAGCGGATGTACTACCCGGTGGAGCTGGACGTTCCGACCGGGTCGATCGACGTACACACGCTGCGGGCGGTGGTCGACGCGACGGCGGAGGGCTGA
- the trxB gene encoding thioredoxin-disulfide reductase: protein MDEVRNLIIIGSGPAGYTAAVYAARANLRPVVIEGVQSGGALMTTTEVENFPGFPDGIMGPELMDSIRKQAERFGAEFVTDDVTRVELADTGTPGTTEASTVYVGETGYRAKAVILATGSAWRPLNVPGEQEFLGHGVSSCATCDGFFFRGQHVVVVGGGDSAMEEATFLTRFAESVTIVHRRDEFRASQIMAARALGNEKIRVEWNSVVEEILGADGKVSGIRLRNTHTGESRTLDVTGVFVAIGHDPRSEMFRGQVELDENGYVLVDSPSTRTSVPGVFAAGDLVDHTYQQAITAAGSGCAAALDAERYLATLEEV, encoded by the coding sequence GTGGACGAGGTCCGCAACCTGATCATCATCGGCTCGGGGCCGGCCGGTTACACCGCCGCGGTGTACGCCGCACGCGCCAACCTGCGCCCAGTTGTCATCGAGGGGGTGCAGTCCGGCGGGGCGCTGATGACCACCACCGAGGTGGAGAACTTCCCGGGCTTCCCCGACGGCATCATGGGTCCGGAGTTGATGGACTCGATCCGCAAGCAGGCCGAGCGCTTCGGTGCCGAGTTCGTCACCGACGACGTGACGCGGGTCGAGTTGGCCGACACCGGCACCCCGGGCACCACCGAGGCCAGCACCGTGTACGTGGGCGAAACCGGCTACCGGGCCAAGGCGGTCATCCTGGCCACCGGCTCCGCGTGGCGTCCCTTGAACGTCCCCGGTGAGCAGGAGTTCCTCGGCCACGGGGTCTCCTCCTGCGCGACCTGTGACGGCTTCTTCTTCCGAGGGCAGCACGTCGTGGTGGTCGGCGGTGGCGACTCGGCGATGGAGGAGGCCACATTTCTCACCCGGTTCGCCGAATCGGTGACCATCGTGCACCGCCGCGACGAGTTCCGGGCCAGCCAGATCATGGCGGCCCGCGCGCTCGGCAACGAGAAGATCCGGGTGGAGTGGAACAGTGTCGTCGAGGAGATCCTCGGCGCCGACGGTAAGGTCTCCGGAATCCGGCTGCGTAACACGCACACCGGCGAGTCCCGGACCCTCGACGTCACCGGGGTCTTCGTCGCGATCGGTCACGACCCGCGGAGCGAGATGTTCCGCGGCCAGGTGGAGCTCGATGAGAACGGCTACGTGCTGGTCGACTCGCCGAGCACCCGGACCAGCGTGCCGGGCGTGTTCGCCGCCGGTGACCTGGTCGACCACACCTACCAGCAGGCGATCACCGCTGCCGGCAGCGGTTGCGCGGCGGCGCTCGACGCCGAGCGTTACCTCGCCACACTCGAAGAGGTCTGA